Part of the Saccharomyces paradoxus chromosome XI, complete sequence genome, CGATGACGATAATACAAGAAGGCAAATTTTCGAGGATTTCAAGCCCGAAAGCCCTGCACCGACTGCAGAAAGCACCACCGCAAGCCTAACATTAACCGCGTCAAAAAAGAGACATTTAAGCCCGGCTGTCGAATTAGACTATTGATTTTGACTTGTCGGCTTTTATTCGTTAATTATCATTTAAACTATAGATAGAGATTATATGTCATTTCACGCTTCGCGTTCATTACAAATTTTTAGTCAGTGTTATAGGTATTTTGTAAACATTTCAGCTCTTGTACTTTGTTTTCACAAAATTCGAATACCTGTTGGAACTGCATTTTAATAAGTGACGTTGAATTCAAAAGTTCAGTAATACtttcataattttttatccACTCCATCCAAGACAAACAATGCAGAAATGAATCTGCCAAATCATCATCCTTTCTTACCCCCGAATTATCCTGGATCTCTAAAATATCACATAGCttgaaacttttctttttggcaAGCGCATTTCGTATCCTATTATTCCAAATTCCGGTGAACTCAACCAGTTTTGTAGAGCTAATTGAACTGTTGTTTAGTATTGAGGTTGAAACTATTTTCTTCACTAACTTTATCCTCGAATCTTTGCTATGTTTGTTAGATTTCGACTTTTTTGAACCAGTCGGTGTTTCTTCTCTAGGAATGCACCAATATGAGGTCATCCGATGTGGATCGGACGAGCATACCATATACTGCAGCTTTGGTGCATCCTGTATTTTATTGGTAAACTTCATCTTGTTTTCTAGATTAGAGAAAAGAATCTGTTCGAGAATATTCACTTTTAAGATTGGTTCTAGTATATGCCTTGAAGACATAGTTCTGGCTCGTTGTCTTTCAATCGTAAATATATCAGGTATTGGCGTGGATTGGAATAAATATTCTGTTAGGCTAAATACAAGTTGGGAAGTTTCAGCAGGATTCAGGCTTAACTTTTtcagattttgaaaaaatttctcttctAGGTTTATCTTTTGCCAGTCTAATACTTTAGGGAGGGGATCATCATAAAGCAATTGCATTTTggaaaaagcaaaattaGAAACACCAGCGTCCATAGACAATATATTAATTCTTCCCTGCCTGATTTTTTGCTGTCTTAACTTCTCTAGAAATTCACACTGTTCTTGAATGTAAGTCCTCTTGGCTTCTTTCGTCGTGCCATTTGCCGCTCCAATAACGAACGATAAACATTTCAGTTGTGCGCTTTTTGCATTTTGGCAGCAGGAATCAATGAGTTGCAATATTTTTGCCTTCTGTGGTCCCGGCATATCACTGTCTTTCTTAACTTTAGATTGTATGACCACAAGTTTTCGCTGTATCCGATGGATACAAATATGGAATTATCAGTTAGAAccaaaaaacaagaaaaataggGATATAATCGGACCAAAACTAACCCAACTTCCTATCCTTTTGTGTATCTTAAggaataattttgaagcCATATAAAacttaaataaaaaaactaacTAAAATCTTAGGAGAGTAAGAAAGCTCCTGCACCTTCTTCAATGGCTTGACAAAGACGAGACCGCATAATATCCTTGCTAGTATACTTGGGTAACTTCAAATAGTTAGCACATGTCATTACACTTGGTAGATATTCGTCTGCTGTTAAACCATCTTCAGCATGCTTTAACACAACTGTAAATTTAGGATTCAAACTTTTAAAGCCTCCAATTGGAAGCTTGGGAGATCCTGTTAAAAATTGCAAAAAGAGTCTTCTTTCGTGCTTATCAAAAGCggatattattgatataaAGTCATGAATGATTGAAGAATCCATTGTATAGCCATGTTCAGCGTTCAGGCTCGTATATAAAGTTCCCATAGACCAGTCTTCCTCAACCCGTCCGAAAATATCCACTAATTCATCTGGAAAAAGTATTAGCATCCTGGCATAGGAAAATACCTTCGAAAAACCCTCAAAAAATGCTCTTAACTGTTTTTCAATACCCTTACCCAATATTTGGTCGATAACACTATGGATGTACTCCTCAACATTGGAAGAGTTTAAGGATCTATTGCAACCTCCCGGAATCAGTTCGACGTCATCGTTTCCAGGAACGGTAAATGTCAAGGAGAGTGCTTCTAGGACAGTATTGCTATCCTTATTGACTACTATGTACTTAAGGGATTTCGCGAGTAATGGATCTACCAACTCAATCATTAAGAGACAACTTTCAACGTCGCTCGGCACTGTTGTCATATCGGGCGTAGACATTCTGTGCaacaattcaaaaaagacTTTGCTAAATCTGAAGTCAAGAATTCTATTATCAAGCAACGATCTGGCAACAAACGTCCCCAAATATCCAAAAAGctcaataattttttcattattagaAGACGGGTTGAGAGGCTCTGGGAACAATAAAGTGGTAATGTAGTCGTCAGTAGTATCGATATCCATTTCACTCCTGTAACTGTAAGAGTTACAACGCCACATGTTTAGCGACTTCCTTgcaaaatatttggaaaCTACAGAGTAAAATTCCAATGTCGGCCCTAGACCTGTCCctgcttcttcttggtATTCAATTTCTAATACGTCAGGGCTACTTCCATACTTAGACAAAATCTTGAGACCGGTCGCAAATAtcgtttttcttgaaatacGCAGCTTACGCCTAGTAATTCTTCCAAGCTGCTGTAAAGCTTCATCGTTCCTTATATCTTTCGAGCCTTTACTCTtattcttccaaagttGAATCAATCTTCCGTAGCCAAAAGAGGTGCATTGTAAGAAAAACATCCTGGTATCAAAgggaaacaaaaatgggAATCTTCTGGTCAAAAATAGTGACCAATCTGGCAAAGCCCCACTCGCTACTACCAATGGTTCATCTAATTGCCTAGCGAGCTTAGCACTTAGTTTTGAGTTGATGAAACAGTCACTTTTGACACCGGAGCTATGCAGGAAATCCAATAATGTGAGAATATCGGCTGAGGATCCAGTATCAATCTCAGCAAATTCTctctttttataaaaatctctcaactttttcatttctttagGCTCCTCGGCTGGATCACGCTCTGTATTGTTATCTTCTAAACTTTTGCGAAATTTGATCGTTTGGGTATCACTCCATAAACTTTTTAAGTCACGATTTTGGCTGACAAATGTATTGAATATAACACCAAATACCGTGGACTCCATTTCAACTTTCTCATCATCATAAAAGAAgtcaaaattcttttttctcataTGATCTAAGcaattttcctcttcttccctATCAGCATCAGTACCAGAAGACGTAAGGTTTGGAATTaatgaatttaaaaaaCGCATTCTCACCATTCTATGCCTCAAAAACTCATTAAGTGAGGTAAAAGAAGCTATGCAATGGACTGAGACGATAGTGGATGATAAATCGTTACCAATATTATCTTTGCTTGCATCGCCATCATAAACTAACTTAATTCTTATCTCTTTAGCCAATGAGGATACGCCACCACCATCGTGCAAACCGCAGTCAACTATAGAAAAATTCTCCAGCCTTGTGAGAGCAGATTGTAGAATTTCTAAAAATCTCTCAACGTTATCCTCAAACACCTCTAAAAACGATTTTGCAAGAATGAAACGGGATGTAGTCGAGGACGTGATTCTTTTAGTTATAGATGAAGCTAGCCCTGTAGAAGTAAATTCAAAACCTGACACgtcaaaatcttcatgGAAAATACACTTTTTTAAAACTGACCAGATTCCCTTCCAATCCTCTTCGGTTTTGTCAGGAGTGGAAGGATTTTCTAGAATAGAAACAACGCTCTCGATTTGATGGAGCTCCTCCGTTATTACCTCTTGCTCGACGTTCATCTGAGAAAGTACCCTATTAACTAGGTTCACACCTTTGTTCTTGATATAAGCTAAAGACAGAGTTCTGAAAATGtgtattgaaattttttttggtttgaCCGAGTCAGGAATTTCCATATCAGTAAACTCGTAATCATAGTCATCATCAGCTTCATCACATTCCTCAATACTGCTATGTAAATCcccttcttcatcagaaAGTGACACATTCTCGGTCTCATCCTCCTTCAAATCAATGTTATCGAAATCCACAGACAAATCCTTAACCAAATCGAAAATGCCCTCTCTTTTGATGGAAGGAAAGAACAGTTCggcaaattttttacaaattAAGTCAAGCAACGAGAGACCACCAACCAATAGCGTACCGGCCTCCGATGAATGGGTGCCGTTAGCGTTAAAtgttgtttctttttgggcCAAGATGGATCCAATTAGTTTGATAAGTTGATCATTGATTGCCTTCGCTATGGAGTTGTTTATGCATGATACAACCCTTGTTAAGGCAATTAGCACGTATCTTCTTACGTCGAAGTCAGCAGCGTTTGTATAAATTTCAACGAGGATCGGAATTAGGCACTGAACTAGGGAATCGAATCGTTCCTGGTTAGAAATGACTTCGCGGTCGCTATTTCCGGTATCTTTATCCGCAGACAGTATCCTTTCATCCTCGGGAGGAAACAATACAACTATAAATCTAGAAATACTAATCAATAAACTGTTTGGGACATAAATCAGTGTTTCGTGTAACCCCGCGTTAGAATTTTTACTATAATGCTGGAATGACCGTGTTGTCATATCAACAATGTCAGTTTTCTCTCTCAGTTCTCTTGAAAGTACATCACTGCTTATTGCCAATACAGTTAAAATATCTAAACATTTCAGTTTATTCTCCAATGGGGTGTCCGGAATAGAAACCAGCCGAACTATTCTTTCGATTAAATCCAACGAAAACAGGGTCTCGAATTTTTCGACCCTATGCAACGCTCCACAAATACCGTACAGGGCATTTACAAGCCTGGTTAATATTGGTTGGTCCGTCGCATTAGTAAAAATTGGTTTGAGGGTTGGAAGTACTTCAACGACGGCCTTAAAATCACCCAACCGGATACTGCTACAAGCGTTCGAAACAATTGCGATAGCCTTCCTCTGTGCATGTATAGTTAAAAAATCGAAGAATTGAACATAAATTGATAATTGGCCTGTTTGTAAAATGTCTCTTCCATGTACTCTAGAAATGTATTCCACAGTTTCTAAAACTTGTTCCGCAAGGTCAATATAACTGATCTCtaccaatttttcttgcaaaatAGGTATAACATGTTCGTCAACAGCTATTGAAATAGATTCGGGACAGACCTCAAAGAGATTATACATGCACCTACAGGCTTGCATCTGTAATTCTAATTCTTCCCGCAAAACTTTATCGGAGAGGATGGCAGCTATATTCCCTATTAATGTTTCCATCGGTATAATTCTATCAACGACGATTTGGTTCATCATTAAGATGTTTTCTGAGAGTTCTTTTAAACTTTCCATTGCAATATAAGGGTCTTCAGAGGCATTTCCAGTATTCTCTATCAGTTTAGAAATCCGCTCATTCCTTGCCGAACTCTCTGCGCTCCTCTCCATTCTTCCTCCAATCATCGATAAAATCTCAGGTAGTGTTCTTCCAGCTGGATTTTGCCCCTGTTCTCTACCTGtttgtcttctttgttCTAGTCTTTGTGCGAATGTTTCCAAAATATCAGGTAAATGAAAGGGGTTGCTGCCAAATTCACGATTATCTTGAAAATGATCAAgtccttcttcttctccattTCTGTCTTCGTCATCGCCATTCTGAGTTCTATGGTATCCGTATAAAAGTCCAGAATTATCTTCATGATGGTAATCgttatcatcatcctcatcatccTCTGCCTCAAAGCTTCCGACGCTAGAAAGCATAtgttcatcttcatcctcatcaGGATAATAAGAGTATTCACCCCGTTCATGGCCATCCTCATCGTAGTCATCTTCTACTTGAGTATCCATCATATAATCACTGTTTTCGCTATGGGACTCATGCTCATCAAAGTTGTGCGAATTATTTTCAGACATGCTTAGTTATTTCTCTCCTCTAACGTgtattcaaatttttacacACAAAGTATATCACCATTTATAGAGCACACAGAAATGAAAGTACCGATCTCAGAAACTTGTCTTTTCCTGGATATGACCAAGCCTATTCCCCTTTCCAACTATTGCTGTCTATGATTCCCACAATTTGATTTTAGTTCAGAAAACCCAACCATTCGGACTTTACCCGGTGAAggtgaaagaaaattttttttcccagAAAAATGCGATgagcttttgaaaagttgcTAATATTTGTAGTACTTTGGCTAAGCATAGTTGATTCATTTTGTTTTACGTACGTCACTGTCTATCGTCCATACAATACTTATCATAGTTGAACCATGCCAAGATCTAAACGTTCCAAGCTAGTTACTTTAGCACAAACCGATAAAAAAGGcagagaaaataaagaaagaattttcGATGAAGTGAGGGAAGCCTTGGACACTTATAGATACGTCTGGGTCCTACATCTTGACGACGTTAGAACTCCAGTTCTGCAAGAAATCAGAACTTCTTGGGCAGGCTCTAAGTTAATTATGGGTAAGAGGAAAGTTTTACAAAAAGCATTAGGAGAAAAGagggaagaagaatacaaagaaaatctgTATCAATTGAGTAAGCTTTGTAGCGGTGTCACTGGTTTATTGTTCACTGACGAGGATGTTAACACCGTCAAGGAATACTTTAAATCATATGTTCGTTCAGACTACTCAAGACCGAACACGAAGGCACCATTAACATTTACAATTCCTGAAGGCATCATCTACTCACGCGGTGGTCAAATCCCAGCTGAGGAAGATGTTCCAATGATCCATTCTCTAGAGCCAACTATGAGAAACAAATTCGAAATTCCAACTAAAATCAAAGCTGGTAAAATTACCATCGATAGTCCATATTTAGTTTGCACAGAAGGAGAAAAATTAGATGTTCGTCAAGCTTTAATACTGAAACAATTCGGTGTCGCTGCTTCCGAATTCAAGGTCAAGGTCACAGCCTATTATGACAACGACAACTCTACTGTTGAAAACACTAAAATCAACATGGAATGAGCTGAactattattttaaaacCTTTTTTAATAGACCATTGTATAAAAATCCAatataattttcttttttgtataGATATACTAAAGCAAACGCTCATAAGTGTAAcatagtttcttttcaaccGAGAACTTATACTCATGCTAACCAAGCGTAAATCACCTTTGATCTTCTTCACAGCTCTTTAGCGGCATgaaagcaagaaaagaggGAAACAGTAAATGCTTGGAGAAGAATACTATAAAAATGCCTGCTTACATACATCAGTAAGGAACAACGTAGGATCGGGGCTGTAAAAGAATTAATGTGTAATGGTATACTACTTaaaatattgttttctttcaaatatctTTTTTCGTTGGAGTACTGTCAGTTGGTGTAGTAGAACTTTCATCACTTTCCTCGTCTGATTCACTATCACTTCTGTCATCCTTAAGAATACCTCTCCACAGAATTCTGTAAAGAACTCTAAAAATAAGGAACAGCCAATAAAGATTCACCAATTGTAAAGCGCCTATCAATACAAAGACAATTGGTAAGGAGATCCAACATTTATACTGCTGAGTGGCGAAATTCAAAACGTAGTTACCTTCCGTGCGGAATTGCGTTAAAACGGACCATAGGATCTTTAAATTTATGTAATGACGCAAATAAATCCACGCAACAACAAAGAtagcaaaagaaaaaaaagccaatCCGGAGTCCAAATAATTTAGAGTTTTGGAAAAcgacaaaagaaaatcagAAACGTCCATTGTGATATAGATTGGCAGCCCCATTTTAGTGAAATGGAAGACGTATGAAGACCAAATCAACAGCAAGGTAACAATATGATGGAAAGTCAACTCGTTgtgatcttttcttggcTTTTCCAGTTGCAATACAAGAATGCAAGCTTGTTGAGCCCAAAACGCAGCCTGACCCAAATAGAATACCTTGAATAAGAAGGGATTAGTAAAATCTGGATATGTTCTGTACATTGCTTTTGTGTTGAAAAACCATAAATCCGAATGGTACATACAATATATCCCGAAAGGACCGGAAACACCGGTGTAGAAAATAGCGTACATTTGTTCCAtgattctttttattctgTGCTTAGAAGTGACGTGTAACCGAATGGCAAAGGGTCTAATGACAACGTCCATCAGAAATTCACGTAgaaatgtgaaaaaaatcatataGTAAAATACAAAGCACAAATCGTTAATACCTTTGCCATATGCGTTCGTATCACCTATTTGGTATGACACAGCGACAAATCTATG contains:
- the LAC1 gene encoding sphingosine N-acyltransferase LAC1 (Ceramide synthase component~similar to YKL008C), coding for MSTIKPSPSNNNLKVRSRPRRKSSIGKIDLGDTVPSLGTMFETKESKTAAKRRMQRLSEATKNDSDLVKKIWFSFREISYRHAWIAPLMILVAVYSAYFTSGNTTKTNVLHRFVAVSYQIGDTNAYGKGINDLCFVFYYMIFFTFLREFLMDVVIRPFAIRLHVTSKHRIKRIMEQMYAIFYTGVSGPFGIYCMYHSDLWFFNTKAMYRTYPDFTNPFLFKVFYLGQAAFWAQQACILVLQLEKPRKDHNELTFHHIVTLLLIWSSYVFHFTKMGLPIYITMDVSDFLLSFSKTLNYLDSGLAFFSFAIFVVAWIYLRHYINLKILWSVLTQFRTEGNYVLNFATQQYKCWISLPIVFVLIGALQLVNLYWLFLIFRVLYRILWRGILKDDRSDSESDEESDESSTTPTDSTPTKKDI
- the CCE1 gene encoding cruciform cutting endonuclease (Mitochondrial cruciform cutting endonuclease~similar to YKL011C), which gives rise to MPGPQKAKILQLIDSCCQNAKSAQLKCLSFVIGAANGTTKEAKRTYIQEQCEFLEKLRQQKIRQGRINILSMDAGVSNFAFSKMQLLYDDPLPKVLDWQKINLEEKFFQNLKKLSLNPAETSQLVFSLTEYLFQSTPIPDIFTIERQRARTMSSRHILEPILKVNILEQILFSNLENKMKFTNKIQDAPKLQYMVCSSDPHRMTSYWCIPREETPTGSKKSKSNKHSKDSRIKLVKKIVSTSILNNSSISSTKLVEFTGIWNNRIRNALAKKKSFKLCDILEIQDNSGVRKDDDLADSFLHCLSWMEWIKNYESITELLNSTSLIKMQFQQVFEFCENKVQELKCLQNTYNTD
- the UFD4 gene encoding putative ubiquitin-protein ligase UFD4 (Ubiquitin-protein ligase (E3)~similar to YKL010C) — its product is MSENNSHNFDEHESHSENSDYMMDTQVEDDYDEDGHERGEYSYYPDEDEDEHMLSSVGSFEAEDDEDDDNDYHHEDNSGLLYGYHRTQNGDDEDRNGEEEGLDHFQDNREFGSNPFHLPDILETFAQRLEQRRQTGREQGQNPAGRTLPEILSMIGGRMERSAESSARNERISKLIENTGNASEDPYIAMESLKELSENILMMNQIVVDRIIPMETLIGNIAAILSDKVLREELELQMQACRCMYNLFEVCPESISIAVDEHVIPILQEKLVEISYIDLAEQVLETVEYISRVHGRDILQTGQLSIYVQFFDFLTIHAQRKAIAIVSNACSSIRLGDFKAVVEVLPTLKPIFTNATDQPILTRLVNALYGICGALHRVEKFETLFSLDLIERIVRLVSIPDTPLENKLKCLDILTVLAISSDVLSRELREKTDIVDMTTRSFQHYSKNSNAGLHETLIYVPNSLLISISRFIVVLFPPEDERILSADKDTGNSDREVISNQERFDSLVQCLIPILVEIYTNAADFDVRRYVLIALTRVVSCINNSIAKAINDQLIKLIGSILAQKETTFNANGTHSSEAGTLLVGGLSLLDLICKKFAELFFPSIKREGIFDLVKDLSVDFDNIDLKEDETENVSLSDEEGDLHSSIEECDEADDDYDYEFTDMEIPDSVKPKKISIHIFRTLSLAYIKNKGVNLVNRVLSQMNVEQEVITEELHQIESVVSILENPSTPDKTEEDWKGIWSVLKKCIFHEDFDVSGFEFTSTGLASSITKRITSSTTSRFILAKSFLEVFEDNVERFLEILQSALTRLENFSIVDCGLHDGGGVSSLAKEIRIKLVYDGDASKDNIGNDLSSTIVSVHCIASFTSLNEFLRHRMVRMRFLNSLIPNLTSSGTDADREEEENCLDHMRKKNFDFFYDDEKVEMESTVFGVIFNTFVSQNRDLKSLWSDTQTIKFRKSLEDNNTERDPAEEPKEMKKLRDFYKKREFAEIDTGSSADILTLLDFLHSSGVKSDCFINSKLSAKLARQLDEPLVVASGALPDWSLFLTRRFPFLFPFDTRMFFLQCTSFGYGRLIQLWKNKSKGSKDIRNDEALQQLGRITRRKLRISRKTIFATGLKILSKYGSSPDVLEIEYQEEAGTGLGPTLEFYSVVSKYFARKSLNMWRCNSYSYRSEMDIDTTDDYITTLLFPEPLNPSSNNEKIIELFGYLGTFVARSLLDNRILDFRFSKVFFELLHRMSTPDMTTVPSDVESCLLMIELVDPLLAKSLKYIVVNKDSNTVLEALSLTFTVPGNDDVELIPGGCNRSLNSSNVEEYIHSVIDQILGKGIEKQLRAFFEGFSKVFSYARMLILFPDELVDIFGRVEEDWSMGTLYTSLNAEHGYTMDSSIIHDFISIISAFDKHERRLFLQFLTGSPKLPIGGFKSLNPKFTVVLKHAEDGLTADEYLPSVMTCANYLKLPKYTSKDIMRSRLCQAIEEGAGAFLLS
- the MRT4 gene encoding ribosome assembly factor MRT4 (Protein involved in mRNA turnover and ribosome assembly~similar to YKL009W), coding for MPRSKRSKLVTLAQTDKKGRENKERIFDEVREALDTYRYVWVLHLDDVRTPVLQEIRTSWAGSKLIMGKRKVLQKALGEKREEEYKENLYQLSKLCSGVTGLLFTDEDVNTVKEYFKSYVRSDYSRPNTKAPLTFTIPEGIIYSRGGQIPAEEDVPMIHSLEPTMRNKFEIPTKIKAGKITIDSPYLVCTEGEKLDVRQALILKQFGVAASEFKVKVTAYYDNDNSTVENTKINME